From the Cryptomeria japonica chromosome 2, Sugi_1.0, whole genome shotgun sequence genome, one window contains:
- the LOC131058630 gene encoding probable ADP-ribosylation factor GTPase-activating protein AGD11 has translation MADAVAILKLRIIKGTNLAVRDLWTSDPYVVVRLGHQKVKTRVIKKNLNPLWDEELSLFVPQSQPRVLKLEVFDKDRLSRDDHMGNGEVDLRDLENAAGMLKTNPSQSLALKNKEGSPCIKCVDGHVVQEVCLKLHNVESGQLDLHIKWVDLTDKSPILSS, from the exons ATGGCAGATGCTGTAGCTATTCTCAAGCTTCGAATCATAAAGGGAACCAATTTGGCTGTTCGTGATTTGTGGACCAGTGATCCTTATGTTGTTGTCAGACTTGGCCACCAG AAAGTGAAGACCAGGGTTATAAAAAAGAACCTGAATCCTCTCTGGGATGAGGAGTTGTCCCTGTTTGTACCACAATCTCAACCCCGCGTTCTCAAACTG GAAGTGTTTGACAAGGACCGGTTGAGCAGAGACGACCATATGGGTAATGGTGAAGTGGATCTGAGGGATCTTGAAAACGCTGCGGGAATGCTAAAGACAAACCCATCACAATCTTTGGCATTGAAGAATAAGGAGGGTTCACCATGTATTAAGTGTGTGGATGGACATGTGGTGCAGGAAGTCTGTTTGAAGCTTCATAATGTGGAGTCCGGTCAACTGGATCTGCACATCAAATGGGTTGATCTCACTGATAAATCCCCAATTTTGTCTTCCTAG